In Criblamydia sequanensis CRIB-18, the DNA window CATCGACCGTGAATATTTTCATTCTATTTATTTTAGAGAACCCGGAGGCGTCTTATTTGAAGTGGCGACTTATCCACCCGGATTCACAAGAGATGAATCTTTGGAAAACTTAGGGAGTGCTTTAAAATTACCTCCTTGGGAAGAAGCCCATCGTAAAAGAATAGAAAAAGGTTTGCCAGAGCTTTCATTTGATAAGGATAGGTTTTTAGATTGAGCTTTACACTATACCATCAAGGATCTTTAAAAACCGATTCTCAAGTACTTATTTTGCTCCATGGAAGAGGAGCTAAAGCCGAAAGCATGTTTAGTCTTGGAGAAAGGCTTGGTAATGAAAAAAGCTATCTTGCGGCTATAAATGCGCCTAATAACACCTGGTACCCGCAAAGCTTTATGGTTGAGGAAAGCTTAAATCAACCTTTTCTTAGAAATTCAATTGAATATGTGGCAAAAGTAATTGAAGATTTAGCTAAAATTGTCTCTTATGAAAGAATTTATATTATAGGTTTTTCGCAAGG includes these proteins:
- a CDS encoding alpha/beta hydrolase; the encoded protein is MSFTLYHQGSLKTDSQVLILLHGRGAKAESMFSLGERLGNEKSYLAAINAPNNTWYPQSFMVEESLNQPFLRNSIEYVAKVIEDLAKIVSYERIYIIGFSQGACLALEVAARHAKKYGGVVAFSGGLIGNPSSEKYKGNFEKTKIFIGNSDRDPFIPLNRSEESKIILESMGAAVTLNVYEGMAHTINEDEIRWVKKNILLTS